The Drosophila innubila isolate TH190305 chromosome 3R unlocalized genomic scaffold, UK_Dinn_1.0 2_E_3R, whole genome shotgun sequence genome has a segment encoding these proteins:
- the LOC117792341 gene encoding chloride channel protein 2-like: MKLHSNAEDSEPIVSSSRQAAPSIQSADNYSNGSNMRQEQEKREISGEDQEDLGYTHTLMYGRYSRDLQQFAGDEARRLRKLAKLRKQEDKLRSKLLELENNEPTRLQCISSWACHHVANRLGKDWIFLTVCGIIMALISFGMDEGIRLLTELRFWFYKNITSDAFVQYFMWVLLPVCMVVFTAFFVHRISPQAAGSGIPEMKTILRGVTLKNYLTFKTLVAKVLGLTFILGSGMPLGKEGPYVHIASIVASLLSKMAAPFRSIYQNESRNTEMLAAACALGLGTCFAAPIGAVLFSIEVTTTYFAVRNYWRGFFGCVVGASAVRLIAVWFQGADTVHAVYPTNIATEFPFDSRELVFFALTGALCGMLGASFVWIHRHYVLFIRSSKALNKFLQKNLLLYPGILALIISTLTFPLGTGMFFGGDLETEKQLTHLFSNFTWTSKDLNVEQTEIVSHWKTKYSSIFGNLICYTLFHFFFSIIGSTMAVPHGMFIPALKIGSGFGRLVGEFVAWTFPLGVRYGDCMSPIMPAAYAIVGAAAFSGSVTHSISVAVVVFEITGQIAFVVPVLVAVLVANAVSSLLQPSMYESVIQIKKLPYLPDLLYTNSGLYKKCVEDFMVRDVKYIWQGISYKKLKEVLRKNGKLRSLPLVESPENLILLGSVQRQELVKLIEQQIGREKRMEMAVRWREEELKEQEAGRRPSRFEVIPAQEALSLRHMASEEMLPSERRADALEQHKSILKKSSLSLREQSNDSLNSTNSNSEWRLRSAFQNAFKKSSDPELDLESGSNEDLQPTTSVSKRVHLCGDRVVDMSPEGKKQWELDQLAKPIDFRAVACCIDPSPFQLVERTSLLRVHSMFSMMGVNHAYVTRIGRLVGVVSLKELRQAIEDINSQSFDESAQQQPADVKPLLAASSSDEGVNSTITSVNSMASALKIAQGSNTAPQDAHTNVIIDQTEEHVKTK; encoded by the exons ATGAAACTCCACAGTAATGCTGAGGACTCGGAACCTATTGTGTCATCCTCGCGGCAGGCCGCACCCAGCATTCAATCGGCTGATAATTATTCCAATGGCTCTAATATGCGACAGGAGCAAGAGAAACGCGAAATCTCTGGCGAGGATCAAGAGGATTTGGGTTATACGCACACTCTG ATGTATGGCCGATATTCGAGGGATCTTCAGCAGTTTGCAGGCGATGAAGCCCGAAGATTGCGCAAACTTGCCAAACTGCGCAAACAAGAGGACAAACTTAGGAGCAAG CTATTGGAACTGGAGAATAATGAACCCACGAGACTGCAGTGCATCTCATCCTGGGCCTGCCATCATGTTGCCAATCGCTTGGGCAAGGATTGGATCTTTCTCACTGTCTGCGGAATCATAATGGCTCTAATCTCCTTTGGAATGGATGAAGGCATTCGCTTGCTGACTGAAC TTCGTTTCTGGTTCTACAAGAACATCACTTCAGATGCATTTGTGCAGTATTTCATGTGGGTCTTACTGCCGGTTTGCATGGTCGTATTTACGGCATTCTTTGTACATCGTATATCTCCACAAGCTGCAG GTTCTGGAATACCCGAAATGAAGACAATTCTGCGTGGCGTTACGTTGAAGAACTATCTAACATTTAAGACCTTGGTGGCCAAGGTGCTCGGCCTAACATTCATATTAGGCAGTGGCATGCCCTTGGGCAAGGAA GGTCCCTATGTGCATATAGCTAGCATTGTGGCGAGTCTTCTAAGCAAGATGGCAGCTCCATTTCGTAGCATCTATCAAAATGAGTCCCGCAACACTGAAATGTTGGCAGCTGCCTGTGCCTTGGGATTGGGCACCTGCTTTGCAGCTCCCATTGGAG CCGTTCTATTCAGTATTGAGGTGACCACAACATACTTTGCGGTTCGCAATTATTGGCGTGGTTTCTTTGGTTGTGTGGTGGGTGCGTCGGCGGTGCGACTTATAGCCGTGTGGTTCCAGGGTGCAGATACAGTACACGCTGTGTATCCCACCAACATCGCCACGGAATTTCCATTCGATTCCAGGGAACTCGTATTCTTTGCCTTAACGGG CGCTCTATGTGGTATGCTTGGCGCCTCCTTTGTCTGGATTCATCGGCATTATGTTCTTTTCATACGCTCCAGCAAAGCTCTGAATAAATTCCTTCAAAAAAA TCTTCTATTGTACCCTGGAATTCTGGCGCTTATTATATCAACACTCACCTTTCCATTGGGCACCGGAATGTTTTTCGGTGGTGATTTGGAAACTGAAAAGCAATTGACGCATCTTTTTAGTAACTTTACCTGGACAAGCAAAGATCTGAATGTAGAACAAACTGAAATCGTCTCGCATTGGAAGACCAAATATAGCAGCATCTTTGGCAATCTCATTTGCTACACGCTTTTCCAT TTCTTCTTCTCCATCATTGGCTCCACAATGGCCGTACCACACGGCATGTTTATACCAGCCCTTAAGATTGGTAGTGGCTTTGGACGCTTGGTTGGTGAATTTGTTGCCTGGACATTTCCTCTAGGAGTACGGTATGGGGATTGCATGTCACCCATTATGCCGGCTGCATATGCTATTGTAGGTGCCGCTGCCTTCTCCGGATCGGTGACCCACTCCATTTCCGTTGCGGTTGTGGTATTCGAGATAACAGGACAAATAGCCTTTGTGGTTCCCGTCCTGGTGGCGGTGTTGGTGGCCAATGCGGTGTCTTCACTTCTACAGCCTTCCATGTACGAGAGCGTCATCCAGATCAAGAAGCTGCCCTATTTGCCCGATCTTCTCTACACAAACTCGGGCTTATACAAGAAATGTGTGGAGGACTTTATGGTTCGAGATGTCAAATACATTTGGCAGGGAATCTCCTACAAGAAACTGAAGGAGGTGTTGAGAAAAAATGGAAAGCTACGCTCACTTCCCTTGGTAGAGAGTCCAGAGAACCTGATACTCTTGGGATCTGTGCAGCGTCAGGAGTTGGTCAAATTGATTGAGCAGCAAATTGGACGTGAGAAGCGTATGGAGATGGCGGTGAGATGGCGCGAAGAGGAATTGAAGGAGCAAGAGGCCGGCCGACGTCCATCCCGCTTTGAGGTTATTCCAGCACAAGAAGCCTTAAGTCTGCGTCATATGGCAAGTGAGGAAATGTTGCCCTCAGAGCGTCGAGCTGATGCTCTGGAGCAGCACAAGTCCATTTTAAAGAAGAGTTCCCTCAGTCTTCGAGAGCAATCGAACGATTCACTGAACAGCACCAACAGCAATTCGGAGTGGCGTCTTCGTTCAGCGTTCCAAAATGCGTTCAAGAAATCATCAGATCCAGAGCTTGATCTGGAATCGGGCTCCAATGAAGATCTGCAGCCAACGACGAGTGTCTCGAAAAGGGTTCATTTG TGCGGCGATCGTGTTGTGGACATGTCACCTGAGGGCAAGAAACAATGGGAGCTCGATCAGTTGGCGAAACCCATTGACTTTAGGGCAGTAGCATGTTGCATTGATCCCTCACCGTTCCAGCTGGTCGAACGCACATCTCTTTTAAGAGTACACTCCATGTTCTCCATGATGGGAGTTAATCATGCATATGTGACCAGAATCGGTCGCCTTGTGGGTGTTGTCAGCCTAAAAGAG CTGCGTCAGGCTATCGAGGACATCAACAGTCAGAGCTTTGATGAATCAGCTCAGCAACAACCCGCTGATGTGAAGCCCTTGCTAGCAGCCAGTTCCAGTGACGAAGGCGTTAATAGCACCATTACTTCCGTCAACTCAATGGCATCTGCTCTTAAAATAGCACAAGGAAGCAACACAGCTCCCCAAGATGCTCACACTAATGTTATCATTGACCAAACTGAGGAGCacgtaaaaacaaaatag